A region of the Paracoccaceae bacterium genome:
CGCTGTGCAGGTATTCGGCCAGGGCGATGGCGCTGTCGAAGGCGAGGCGGGTGCCCGAACCGATCGAGAAATGCCCGGTGGCCGCGGCGTCACCCATCAGCACGACGTTTTCGTGGAACCATCTTTCGCAGATCACGCGGGGAAAGTTCATCCAGACCGCCGACCCGCGCAGATGCGCGGCATTCGAGATCAGGTCGTGGCCGCCGAGGTGGCGGGCGAAGATGCGGGTGCAGGTGGCAACCGTATCCTCTTTCGACATGTGTTCGAACCCCCAGCGGTCCCAGGTTTCCTGGGTGCATTCGACGATGCAGGTCGCGGTGTCGGCGTCGAACTGGTAGGCATGGGCCCAGACCCAGCCGTGTTCGGTATTCTCGAAGATGAAGGTGAAGGCGTCATCGAACTTGGCCTTCGTGCCGAGCCAGACGAACTTGCACAGCCGGGTATCGATGTCGGGGCGGAAGTGGTCGGCCCATTCGCGCCGGGTCGCCGAGTTGATGCCGTCGCAGGCGACGACGAGGTCATGGTCGGCGGCGTAGGCGGCGGCGGGCTGGAACTCGGTCTCGAACCGCAGGTCGACGCCGAGTTCACGCGCCCGCGCCTGCAGCAGGACCAGAAGCGCCTTGCGCCCGATCCCCGCGAACCCGTGCCCGCCCGAGACCACGCGATCGGGGCCGCGCACCACGGCGATGTCGTCCCAGTAGGCAAAGCTGTCGCGGATGGCCCGTGCCGACTGCGGATCGTTCCGCGTCATCCGGCCGAGCGCGTCATCCGACAGCACCACGCCCCAGCCGAAGGTGTCGTTGGCGCGGTTGCGTTCGAGGACGGTGATGCTGTGCGACGGATCGCGCAGCTTCATCGAGATCGCGAAATAGAGCCCCGCCGGACCGCCACCCAGGCACAGAACCTTCATTGCATCCCTCCCCTGGCCGCGCCGCCGAGTCATGCCGCGCCGCGTTGAGCGTGCCACCGGCGCCATATTATTTCAAGCTTGAAATTTCTGCCTTGATCGGCCGCCGATTTCCCCCGATCATGACGCAAAGCGGGGGATGTGCATGGACATCGTGGGGGTTGTCGGGCTGGGCGCGATGGGACTGGGCATCGCGCAGGTGTTTCTGGCGGCAGGGCACCGGGTGGTCGCCACCGACGCGATGGCTGCCGCCCGCGACAGCGCGGCCGCTCGGCTGGAGGCGGACCTGGCCCGCAGGGTGGCGGCGGGCCGACTGGGCGCGGATTCCGCCCTCGAGATGATCGGGCGGCTGGCCGTCCTGCCCGATGCGGCCGGCCTCGCCGGCACGCGCCTGGTGATCGAGGCGGTGATCGAGGATCTGGCGGTGAAGCGCGCCCTGTTCGGGATGCTGGAAGGCGTGGCGCCGCAGGCGGTTCTGGCGACGAACACATCCTCGCTGTCGGTCGGTGCCGTGGCGGCGGGGCTGGAACGGCCGGGGCGGGTGGTGGGCCTGCATTTCTTCAACCCGGCCCCGGCGATGAAGCTGGTGGAGCTGATCGCGCATGCCGGCAGCGATGCGGCCGCGCTGGCGCTGGCGCGACGGCTGGCCGAGGGGGCGGGCAAGACGGTCATCGCCTGCGCCGACCGGCCCGGGTTCATCGTGAACCGCTGCGCCCGGCCCTATTACGGCGAGGCGCTGGCGATGCTGGAAGCCGGGCGGGTTCCGGGCGAGATCGACGCGGCGATGGTGGCGGCGGGCTATCGGCTGGGACCCTTTGCGCTGATCGACCTGATCGGGGCGGATGTGAACCTTGCCGCCACCGAGGGGGTGTGGGCGGCGATGGGGCGGAACCCCCGCTATCACCCGTTCGAGGCATTGCGGGCGCAGGTCGCGGCCGGGCGGCTGGGCCGCAAGTCGGGCACGGGTTTCGTGACGGGCGCGATGCCGGTCGAGCCGCCGCCGGATGCGGCGGACATCGTGCTGCGCATCGAGGCGACGCTGGCCAACGAGGCGGCCTATCTGCTGGCCGAGGGCGGGGTCGATGCGGCAGGCATAGACACCGCGCTGCGGCTGGGGCTGAACTTTCCGCGCGGCGCCCTTGCGGCGGCGCAGGCGCAGGGCTGGGACCGGATCCGCGACACGCTGGCGGCACTGGCGGCTGCCGCGCCGGCGCATCTGGCGGGGCGCTACGATCCGGCGCCAGGGCTGGGCACGATGGGCGACAGGACGATTTGATCCTGCGTTGACGGGGAGAAAACCCATATTTGACGAGGCTTTGACGGGGCCGGGCTGGACGGTGACGGCGGAATG
Encoded here:
- a CDS encoding 3-hydroxybutyryl-CoA dehydrogenase, which gives rise to MDIVGVVGLGAMGLGIAQVFLAAGHRVVATDAMAAARDSAAARLEADLARRVAAGRLGADSALEMIGRLAVLPDAAGLAGTRLVIEAVIEDLAVKRALFGMLEGVAPQAVLATNTSSLSVGAVAAGLERPGRVVGLHFFNPAPAMKLVELIAHAGSDAAALALARRLAEGAGKTVIACADRPGFIVNRCARPYYGEALAMLEAGRVPGEIDAAMVAAGYRLGPFALIDLIGADVNLAATEGVWAAMGRNPRYHPFEALRAQVAAGRLGRKSGTGFVTGAMPVEPPPDAADIVLRIEATLANEAAYLLAEGGVDAAGIDTALRLGLNFPRGALAAAQAQGWDRIRDTLAALAAAAPAHLAGRYDPAPGLGTMGDRTI